The following are encoded in a window of Lacinutrix sp. WUR7 genomic DNA:
- a CDS encoding acyl-CoA dehydrogenase family protein, whose translation MKADLFEAPDYYNLDELLTEEHKLVRDAAREWVKRDVSPIIEDFAQRAEFPTQIVKGLAEIGAFGPYIPEEYGGAGLDQISYGLIMQEIERGDSGVRSTASVQSSLVMYPIWKYGNEEQRNKYLPKLASGEWIGSFGLTEPDHGSNPGAMVTNFKDMGDHYLLNGAKMWISNAPFCNIAVVWAKNEEGRIHGLVVERGMEGFTTPETHNKWSLRASATGELIFDNVKVPKENLLPNKSGLGAPLGCLDSARFGIAWGAIGAAMDCYDTALRYSKERIQFGKPIGQFQLQQKKLAEMVTEITKAQLLAWRLGVMRENGTATSAQISMAKRNNVDMALTIARDARQMLGGMGISGEYSIMRHMMNLESVVTYEGTHDIHLLITGMDVTGLNAFK comes from the coding sequence ATGAAAGCCGATTTATTCGAAGCACCAGATTATTACAACCTTGATGAATTACTTACTGAAGAACACAAATTAGTTCGTGATGCAGCAAGAGAATGGGTAAAACGTGATGTCTCTCCTATTATTGAAGACTTTGCACAAAGAGCAGAATTTCCAACACAAATAGTTAAAGGATTAGCCGAAATTGGCGCTTTTGGACCATACATACCAGAAGAATATGGAGGTGCTGGATTAGACCAAATTTCTTATGGTTTAATCATGCAAGAAATAGAACGTGGTGATTCTGGAGTTCGTAGTACAGCTTCTGTACAATCGTCTTTAGTGATGTACCCAATATGGAAATACGGAAACGAAGAACAACGAAATAAATACTTACCAAAATTAGCTTCGGGAGAATGGATAGGTTCTTTTGGATTAACAGAACCAGATCACGGTAGTAATCCGGGCGCAATGGTTACCAATTTTAAAGATATGGGAGATCATTATCTTTTAAATGGTGCAAAAATGTGGATATCTAATGCCCCTTTTTGTAATATCGCTGTGGTTTGGGCTAAAAATGAAGAAGGTCGTATTCATGGTCTTGTTGTAGAACGTGGCATGGAAGGCTTCACTACGCCGGAGACACATAATAAATGGTCACTTAGAGCATCTGCTACTGGTGAGCTTATTTTTGATAATGTAAAAGTGCCAAAAGAAAACCTATTACCAAACAAATCTGGATTAGGAGCACCATTAGGATGTTTAGATTCTGCTCGTTTTGGTATTGCTTGGGGAGCAATTGGTGCTGCAATGGATTGTTACGATACTGCTTTACGTTACAGTAAAGAGCGTATCCAGTTTGGCAAGCCTATTGGACAATTTCAATTACAACAAAAGAAATTAGCAGAAATGGTTACCGAAATCACCAAAGCACAATTATTAGCTTGGCGACTTGGTGTGATGCGTGAAAATGGAACAGCAACCTCCGCACAAATTTCTATGGCTAAACGAAACAATGTAGATATGGCTTTAACTATTGCTCGTGACGCTAGACAAATGTTAGGCGGTATGGGAATTAGTGGCGAATACTCTATTATGAGACATATGATGAACTTAGAAAGTGTTGTTACTTATGAAGGTACGCACGATATTCACTTACTAATCACAGGAATGGATGTTACTGGCTTAAATGCTTTTAAGTAA
- a CDS encoding metallophosphoesterase family protein, with protein sequence MFSAKKRLDRAYKEAKVLGFDNDSKFILFSDCHRGDNSFADDFANNRNIYFHALKNYYAEGFSYAEIGDGDELWENLSFTPILEAHKNVYMLMKLFHEQERLHMIWGNHDMVYRNPEYVKKNLSTYFDPKIGEDVVLFKDIEYHEGIILKHTETQQEVFLTHGHQADWWNYTFWKWSRFLVRALWKPLNVMGIADPTSPAKNYKELIKVERRTKKWITENDNLITVVGHTHRPRFPEPGDIAFFNDGSCVHPRSITGIEIENGAISLIKWQIATSDDGTLKIVRVLLEGPKKLIDYKTG encoded by the coding sequence ATGTTTTCAGCAAAAAAAAGATTAGATAGAGCGTATAAAGAAGCGAAAGTATTAGGTTTTGATAACGATTCGAAATTTATTCTTTTTAGCGATTGCCATCGTGGAGACAATAGTTTTGCTGATGATTTTGCCAACAACCGAAACATTTATTTCCATGCTTTAAAAAATTATTATGCGGAAGGGTTTAGCTATGCGGAAATTGGAGATGGTGATGAACTTTGGGAAAACTTATCTTTTACACCCATATTAGAAGCACATAAAAACGTGTATATGCTAATGAAATTATTTCATGAGCAAGAGCGTTTACATATGATTTGGGGAAACCACGATATGGTATATCGGAATCCCGAATATGTAAAGAAAAATCTTTCTACCTATTTTGACCCAAAAATTGGTGAAGACGTAGTGCTTTTTAAAGATATTGAATACCATGAAGGTATTATATTAAAGCATACAGAAACACAACAAGAAGTCTTTTTAACACATGGACATCAAGCAGATTGGTGGAATTACACCTTTTGGAAATGGAGTCGATTTCTAGTTAGAGCACTTTGGAAACCTTTAAACGTTATGGGAATTGCAGATCCCACAAGTCCTGCAAAAAACTACAAAGAGCTTATTAAAGTAGAGCGCAGAACCAAAAAATGGATTACAGAAAATGACAATCTAATTACTGTGGTTGGTCATACGCACAGACCACGTTTTCCGGAGCCTGGAGATATTGCTTTTTTTAATGATGGTAGTTGTGTACACCCAAGAAGCATTACTGGAATTGAAATTGAAAACGGCGCAATTTCACTAATTAAATGGCAGATTGCCACAAGTGATGATGGTACTCTAAAAATTGTACGTGTATTATTAGAAGGCCCTAAAAAGCTAATAGATTATAAAACAGGGTAA